A window of Diorhabda carinulata isolate Delta chromosome 7, icDioCari1.1, whole genome shotgun sequence contains these coding sequences:
- the LOC130896435 gene encoding uncharacterized protein LOC130896435, giving the protein MFKKIQKENGLSVESEISNLKENYCNTSEFNLSTFIGPQNIKRWNAIKVALCFKTNEEFVTKLLDIAQGYLNGLYETESFKHDESQKIKNKSKTSQLKTDETNLKPSVQGCESVNNINFNVANIISDTISDKPAQIPKTENVKLTKKMQKTNKNTVGKKNVEKLQLPLKDLKICENKPNETKIEKPDEKESNNIDKIKIKLCNLCNTHHIQDHCPINFPHYILNDSMEQHEWKEKYKVIQDIRDNKDKSELNEEDMLKYSYSLLSLPNCLEIMDTNTSHGLGIFAKRDLEPFTQFGPLIGNNIKEMDIPEDVNMKNIWEINDSSGNVYIDTESSTDSNWLKYIRPAPVRENRNLTVITKDCKLYFVTIKSVAIGDELLYWQDPPLAANKKKMEKTACGGCNIDFSHPQYYRIHCSIFHDIRFSLTIRKYHCKICGVAVLGKENIMKHAAELHNGQGAYQCQFCKKFFLRLNYLEMHRTYGCSSNPHRSRPLCDFCGQKFCQPQKLRIHIKRMHSDLSEVLKEFQCKSCLKVLGSRAALQRHSKEVHQKQTETNCSCSICGKSFQNKSNLKIHMLTHSGIKPFKCVTETCKAAFTTKQCLQFHYKKIHNYTEENMPKIERSIDYTFQAYSGSNHDKKEDEITKNESTQEYRVNSDEGSEDSENVDDPISSIKKDRIKTPPPQEEYNKTNLKVLSKGSKKWIGDDLPTENIYSVEKLSRDDFPNISLQENEIYDRNKLVGTEFNRQEPSNASLLVEAALDSVCNEPNIDIDGTPNCADSLVNNLYNLTQNDVSCINDSRDISLISPSVNDHVSVTDELNDELRQDNSIGMHYSNFHQNDFSPPHTPDIHRSNFVRNYINSLSPPNANNTSPNPSRYDLFGHQVNPDHLSSDDSNGMTVQNLSLHAKNDIQLDLSLYKTYKSNNQDYIRKLKLDDDIDVINNDLPVRNVDDNKEQSERDELPTEIRNKFDIDLDLRLKGYDTVDTDTLRRNHVYDAELDFRNKTYDLIDTVENRNKYDLIENDFRNDRNFEPLILNSELQGLDMSARSFHNYPNMNRYRPLYPGDVDLRLNYSPPPPTYTHADLLRVVSLDLTPPGRHSVDLSLRNHPLHPIANTRLLTDGLQNNPHRLLDQSRLLNADLRHLITDNGNPRILTDHSTSRILNNELIPADESRVISDQTRLMDQGRLIGDGRILTAATTTPTGAVSPVQGFGSYGVTQNPYHHSTRTHVTSPTTAAYHYPAYY; this is encoded by the exons atgttcaaaaaaatacaaaaagagaACGGTTTATCAGTAGAGagtgaaatttcaaatcttAAAGAAAACTATTGTAACACTAGTGAATTTAATCTATCAACCTTTATAGGTCCTCAGAATATAAAAAGATGGAATGCTATAAAGGTTGCATTGTGTTTCAAAACAAACGAAGAATTTGTTACAAAACTATTGGATATTGCTCAAGGATACTTAAACGG gttatacgAAACAGAAAGTTTCAAACATGACGaaagtcaaaaaattaaaaataaatctaaaactTCACAATTAAAAACAGATGAAACTAATTTGAAACCTTCAGTTCAAGGATGCGAATCtgtgaataatataaattttaatgttgcCAATATTATAAGTGACACAATTTCTGATAAACCAGCACAAATTCCGAAGACTGAAAATgtgaaactaacaaaaaaaatgcagaaaacaaacaaaaatactgtTGGTAAGAAAAACGTGGAAAAGTTGCAATTACCGCTTAAAGActtgaaaatttgtgaaaacaaACCAAACGAAACAAAAATAGAGAAACCTGATGAAAAAGAGAGTAAcaatatagataaaataaaaataaagttatgcAATTTATGTAATACCCATCACATACAGGATCACTGCCCAATTAATTTCCCTCATTACATCCTTAATGACTCTATGGAACAACATGAATGGAAGGAAAAGTATAAAGTGATACAAGATATACGAGATAATAAAGATAAATCGGAGTTAAATGAAGAAGATATGTTAAAATACAGTTATTCTCTTTTATCGCTGCCGAATTGCCTGGAAATTATGGATACTAATACATCACACGGATTAGGAATTTTTGCTAAGAGAGATTTGGAACCTTTTACGCAATTTGGTCCTCTCATTG gaaataatattaaagaaatGGATATTCCTGAGGatgtaaacatgaaaaatatatgggaaattAACGATTCATCGGGAAATGTTTATATCGATACTGAAAGTAGTACTGATTCGAATTGGCTTAAATATATAAGGCCGGCTCCTGTAAGGGAAAATAGGAATTTAACTGTGATAACTAAGgattgtaaattatattttgtaactaTTAAGTCCGTTGCTATCGGAGATGAACTATTGTACTGGCAAGATCCTCCTTTAGCTGCtaataagaagaaaatggaaaagaCAG caTGTGGTGGTTGTAACATCGATTTTAGTCATCCGCAATATTATAGAATACATTGTTCAATATTCCATGATATCAGATTTAGTTTAACCATAAGAAAATACCATTGTAAAATATGCGGGGTGGCGGTTttgggaaaagaaaatataatgaaacatGCGGCGGAGTTACATAACGGACAAGGCGCTTACCAGtgtcaattttgtaaaaaa ttttttttgcgtttaaattatttggaaatgcATCGAACTTATGGTTGTTCTTCGAATCCTCACCGTTCCAGACCGCTTTGTGACTTTTGCGGTCAAAAATTTTGCCAACCGCAAAAACTGAGGATCCACATCAAGCGTATGCACAGCG atTTATCTGAAGTCCTTAaagaatttcaatgtaaaaGTTGTTTGAAAGTATTGGGATCGAGGGCCGCTTTACAAAGGCATTCCAAAGAGGTGCATCAAAAACAAACGGAAACTAATTGCTCTTGTTCGATATGCGGAAAAAGTTTCCAAAAcaaatctaacctcaaaatacaCATGCTAACTCATAGCGGAATAAAACCTTTCAA gTGCGTTACGGAGACTTGTAAAGCTGCCTTTACAACAAAACAATGCTtacaatttcattataaaaaaattcacaattacacCGAAGAAAACATGCCGAAAATAGAAAGAAGCATTGATTATACATTTCAAGCATATAGTGGTAGCAATcacgataaaaaagaagacgaaataacaaaaaacgaatCTACTCAAGAATATCGTGTCAATTCGGATGAAGGTA gtgaAGACAGCGAAAACGTGGACGATCctatatcgtcgattaaaaaAGATCGAATCAAAACCCCGCCACCCCAGGAAGAATACAACAAAACTAACCTTAAAGTGTTGAGTAAAGGTTCGAAAAAATGGATCGGCGACGATTTACctactgaaaatatatattccgTGGAAAAACTTAGTAGAGACGATTTTCCGAATATATCTTTACAAGAAAACGAAATATACGATCGAAATAAACTCGTCGGTACCGAATTTAACCGACAAGAACCATCTAACGCTAGTTTATTGGTCGAAGCTGCTTTAGATTCGGTTTGTAACGAACCTAATATCGATATAGACGGTACGCCGAATTGCGCGGACTCTTTAgtaaacaatttatataatcTAACACAAAACGATGTGTCGTGTATAAACGATTCGAGAGATATCAGTTTAATTTCGCCTTCAGTTAACGATCACGTTTCCGTTACCGACGAATTAAACGACGAATTGAGACAGGATAACAGCATCGGTATGCACTAttccaattttcatcaaaacGATTTTAGTCCACCGCATACGCCCGATATCCACCGATCGAATTTCGTAAGGAATTACATAAACAGTTTATCGCCGCCAAACGCTAATAATACATCGCCAAATCCGTCTAGATACGATTTATTCGGACACCAAGTGAACCCCGACCATTTATCCAGCGACGATAGTAACGGAATGACGGTACAAAATCTCAGTTTACACGCCAAAAACGACATACAATTAGATTTGTCTTTATACAAAACCTACAAATCGAACAATCAAGATTATATAAGGAAATTGAAGCTCGACGACGATATCGACGTTATTAATAACGATTTACCGGTACGAAACGTTGACGATAATAAAGAACAATCGGAAAGAGACGAATTACCAAcggaaattcgaaataaattcgATATAGATTTAGATTTGAGGTTAAAAGGTTACGACACCGTCGATACGGACACTTTAAGACGAAATCACGTTTACGACGCCGAACTCGATTTCAGAAATAAAACTTACGATTTAATCGATACCGTcgaaaatagaaacaaatacgATTTAATTGAAAACGATTTCAGAAACGACAGAAATTTCGAACCGCTAATATTAAATTCCGAATTACAAGGTTTGGATATGTCAGCGAGAAGTTTTCACAATTATCCGAATATGAATCGTTATCGGCCGTTATATCCAGGCGATGTAGATTTGAGGTTGAATTATAGCCCGCCGCCTCCGACTTATACTCACGCAGATTTGTTACGAGTCGTTTCGTTGGATCTAACACCTCCCGGAAGACATAGCGTCGATTTAAGTTTGAGGAATCATCCTTTGCATCCCATCGCTAATACTCGATTATTGACAGACGGTTTGCAGAATAATCCTCACAGATTATTGGATCAGAGTCGATTGTTGAACGCGGATTTGCGTCATTTGATAACCGATAACGGGAATCCGAGGATTTTGACGGATCATAGTACGTCCAGGATATTGAATAACGAGTTAATTCCAGCGGATGAGTCGAGGGTTATATCGGATCAAACGAGATTGATGGATCAGGGAAGGTTGATCGGCGACGGTAGGATTTTAACTGCGGCGACGACGACGCCTACCGGTGCCGTATCTCCAGTTCAAGGTTTCGGTAGTTACGGCGTGACTCAAAATCCTTATCATCATTCTACGAGGACTCACGTTACTTCTCCTACTACCGCAGCATATCATTATCCCGCGTATTATTGA
- the LOC130896230 gene encoding cyclin-dependent kinases regulatory subunit, whose protein sequence is MNREELQKNICYSEKYYDDKYEYRHVVLPREMVKLVPKTHLMSEDEWRGIGVQQSKGWVHYMIHLPEPHILLFKRPITTPPPSKS, encoded by the exons atgaATCGAGAAGAGTTGCAGAAAAATATATGTTACTCcgaaaaatattatgatgataaatatgaatatag ACATGTAGTACTTCCTAGAGAAATGGTTAAGTTAGTACCTAAAACTCATTTAATGTCTGAAGATGAATGGCGAGGAATCGGCGTACAACAAAGTAAAGGATGGGTACATTATATGATACATTTACCAG aACCGCATATATTACTTTTCAAACGACCTATCACCACACCACCTCCGTCGAAGAGTTAA